One window of Fusobacterium polymorphum genomic DNA carries:
- a CDS encoding restriction endonuclease subunit S, whose protein sequence is MYIFGYIELELGEILKIKNGLDYKKFNIGNIPVYGSGGIINYIDTYIYDKESVLIPRKGSIGNLFYVDKPFWTVDTIFYTVIDKDIVIPKYVYYYLSKINLEKLNTAGGVPSLTQTVLNKILIPLPPLEEQRRIVDILDRFDKLCNDISEGLPAEIEARQKQYEYFREKLLTFKNIND, encoded by the coding sequence ATGTATATTTTTGGATATATAGAACTTGAATTAGGAGAAATATTAAAAATAAAAAATGGTTTAGATTATAAAAAGTTTAATATAGGAAATATACCAGTTTATGGTTCGGGAGGTATAATTAATTATATAGATACATATATTTATGATAAAGAATCTGTTTTAATTCCAAGAAAAGGTTCAATAGGAAATTTATTTTATGTAGATAAACCTTTTTGGACAGTAGATACTATTTTTTATACTGTAATAGATAAAGATATAGTTATACCAAAATATGTATATTATTATTTAAGCAAAATAAATTTAGAGAAGTTAAATACAGCTGGTGGAGTACCAAGTTTAACTCAAACAGTATTGAATAAAATACTTATCCCTCTACCACCACTAGAAGAACAACGGAGAATAGTTGATATTTTAGACAGATTTGATAAATTATGTAATGATATATCAGAGGGATTGCCAGCAGAGATAGAAGCAAGACAAAAACAATATGAGTATTTTAGAGAAAAATTACTAACTTTTAAAAATATAAATGATTAA
- a CDS encoding restriction endonuclease subunit S gives MSRLDELIKELCPNGVEYKKLGEIFNLKNGYTPSKANKEYWENTDINWFRIEDININGGILEDSIQKVNTKGIKGSLFSAKSLIVSTTATIGKHALILKDFICNQQFTCLTIKEDYEKIYNGKFMYYYFFKINELTKKNLKVSSFPSVDMDKFKKFLIPLPPLEIQDEIVRVLDNYTKSVEELKEKLNEELIARKKQYSWYRDYLLKFENKIEIVKLGDIVEVYDGTHQTPDYKKTGIPFISVENIDNIYNTEKYISEEDYEKNYRIKPKIDDIFMTRIGTIGKCAIVTKNNPLAYYVSLALLRPNKNKIDSAYLKYIIESGIGKKELNKRILFTAVPIKINKGDIDKLEIPLPPLEVQKRIVGVLDNFEKICNDLNIGLPAEIEARQKQYEFYRNFLLTFKIENCTLPKTRQDKTRQDKTRQDKT, from the coding sequence ATGAGTAGATTAGATGAATTGATAAAAGAGTTATGCCCTAATGGAGTGGAATATAAAAAGTTAGGAGAAATATTCAATTTAAAAAATGGATATACTCCTTCAAAAGCTAATAAAGAATATTGGGAAAATACTGATATTAATTGGTTTAGAATAGAAGATATAAATATTAATGGAGGAATATTAGAAGATTCAATACAAAAAGTTAACACAAAAGGAATTAAAGGAAGTTTATTTTCTGCAAAAAGTCTTATAGTTTCAACAACGGCAACTATTGGAAAACATGCCTTAATATTAAAAGATTTTATTTGTAACCAACAGTTTACATGTTTAACAATTAAAGAAGACTATGAAAAGATATATAATGGTAAATTTATGTATTACTATTTTTTTAAAATAAATGAATTAACAAAAAAGAATTTAAAAGTTTCAAGTTTCCCATCAGTAGATATGGATAAATTCAAAAAATTTTTAATTCCACTTCCACCATTAGAGATTCAAGATGAGATAGTAAGAGTGTTGGATAACTATACTAAATCAGTTGAAGAATTAAAAGAAAAATTAAATGAGGAATTAATAGCTAGAAAAAAACAATATTCCTGGTACAGAGATTATTTGTTAAAATTTGAAAATAAAATAGAAATTGTAAAATTAGGAGATATTGTAGAAGTATATGATGGTACTCATCAAACTCCTGACTATAAAAAAACTGGAATACCTTTTATAAGTGTAGAAAATATAGATAATATATATAATACAGAAAAATATATATCAGAGGAAGATTATGAAAAAAATTATAGGATTAAACCTAAGATAGATGATATTTTTATGACAAGAATAGGGACAATCGGGAAATGTGCTATTGTTACAAAAAATAATCCCTTGGCTTATTATGTCTCACTTGCACTTTTAAGACCAAATAAAAATAAAATAGATAGTGCTTATTTAAAATATATAATAGAAAGTGGAATTGGCAAAAAAGAATTAAATAAAAGGATACTGTTTACTGCTGTTCCAATAAAAATAAATAAAGGTGATATAGATAAACTTGAAATCCCTTTACCACCATTAGAAGTACAAAAAAGAATAGTGGGAGTTTTAGATAACTTTGAAAAAATATGTAATGACTTAAATATAGGACTTCCTGCTGAGATAGAAGCAAGACAAAAACAATATGAATTTTATAGAAATTTTCTCTTGACATTCAAAATAGAAAATTGTACTCTGCCTAAGACAAGACAAGACAAGACAAGACAAGACAAGACAAGACAAGACAAGACATAA
- a CDS encoding type I restriction endonuclease subunit R yields MSSVDYNMLISTLESTVVTEYVKEDTPVYTYQSEADLEREFIKNLQNQGYEYLIIHNEKELIANLKGKLEKLNNIIFSEKEWERFFKEKIANKNESIIEKTRTIQEDYIKSFTRDNGTLINIFLIDKKNIHNNFLQVINQYEEENGNHNTRYDVSILVNGLPLIHIELKRRGVAIREAFNQINRYQRDSFWAGSGLFEYVQIFVISNGTNTKYYSNTTRARHIKEMSYNKRKVKKSSNSFEFTSYWADANNKAITDLVDFTKTFFAKHTILNVLTKYCIFDTSDTLLVMRPYQISATERILSKIQLANNYKWVGKIDAGGYIWHTTGSGKTLTSFKTAQLASQLDYIDKVLFVVDRKDLDSQTQKEYDRFSKGSANGNTSTKILKAQLEDRYENKSKIIITTIQKLGHFIKQNKNHEVFKKNIVLIFDECHRSQFGELHLAITKTFKNYFMFGFTGTPIFPKNSNGSSKTLFKTTEQTFGDKLHTYTIVNAINDGNVLPFRIDYINTIKEKENIQDKKVNAIDIEKAMSDPNRIREIVSYIIDHFEQKTMRNKHYELKDQRLSGFNSIFAVSSIPVAKKYYLEFKKQLEEKNKNLSIATIFSYSANEEENTDNLDDESFDTENLDLGSREFLEEAILDYNKKFGTNFDTSADGFQLYYEDLSKRTKNKEIDILIVVNMFLTGFDATTLNTLWVDKNLRMHGLIQAFSRTNRILNSIKTFGNIICFRDLQNETDEAIALFGNKEAGGIVLLKTYEEYYNGYEDDKGREKEGYSQLIKELQNKFPIGEQIIGEQNEKEFIILFGNILKIKNILSAFDKFTGNEILSEREYQDYQSIYIDLYEEIKKTKNTDKESINDDVIFEIELIKQVEINIDYILMKVAEYYKSNKKDKEILIDIKKAIDSSIELRSKKELIEGFIDRVNSSKNVTDDFKKFVREEKEKDLEKVIEEEKLKPEETKKFIDNSLRDGTLKTTGTDIDKLLPPVSRFGGGNRIEKKLGVIEKLKGFFDKYLGLTI; encoded by the coding sequence ATGTCATCAGTAGATTACAATATGCTTATATCAACACTTGAAAGTACAGTGGTGACTGAATATGTAAAAGAGGATACACCAGTGTACACTTATCAAAGTGAAGCAGATTTAGAAAGAGAATTTATTAAAAATCTTCAAAATCAAGGTTATGAATATCTAATTATCCATAATGAAAAAGAATTGATTGCAAATTTAAAGGGTAAATTAGAAAAATTAAATAATATTATTTTTTCTGAAAAAGAGTGGGAGAGATTTTTCAAAGAAAAAATAGCAAATAAAAATGAAAGCATCATTGAGAAGACAAGAACTATACAAGAGGACTATATAAAAAGTTTTACAAGAGATAATGGTACTTTAATAAATATTTTCTTAATAGATAAAAAGAATATACATAATAATTTTCTTCAAGTTATAAATCAATATGAAGAAGAAAATGGAAATCATAACACAAGATATGATGTAAGTATTTTAGTCAATGGGCTACCTCTAATACATATAGAATTAAAAAGAAGAGGAGTTGCGATAAGAGAGGCATTTAATCAAATTAATAGATATCAAAGAGATAGTTTTTGGGCTGGCAGTGGACTTTTTGAATATGTGCAAATATTTGTAATTTCCAATGGAACTAATACTAAGTACTATTCTAATACAACAAGAGCAAGACATATTAAAGAAATGTCTTATAATAAAAGAAAAGTTAAAAAATCTAGTAATAGTTTTGAGTTTACTTCATATTGGGCTGATGCAAATAATAAGGCAATAACAGATTTAGTAGATTTCACAAAGACCTTTTTTGCAAAACATACAATTTTAAATGTTTTAACTAAATACTGTATATTTGATACAAGTGATACTTTGCTTGTTATGCGTCCTTATCAAATATCAGCAACAGAAAGAATTTTATCTAAAATACAATTAGCTAACAATTATAAATGGGTAGGTAAAATTGATGCAGGAGGCTATATTTGGCATACAACAGGAAGTGGGAAAACTTTAACTTCTTTTAAAACAGCACAATTAGCTTCTCAGCTTGATTATATAGATAAGGTTTTATTTGTAGTTGATAGAAAAGATTTAGATAGCCAAACACAAAAGGAATATGATAGATTTTCAAAGGGGTCAGCTAATGGAAATACTTCAACAAAAATATTAAAAGCACAATTAGAAGATAGATATGAAAATAAAAGCAAGATAATTATAACTACTATTCAAAAACTAGGACATTTTATTAAACAAAATAAAAATCATGAAGTTTTTAAGAAAAATATTGTTCTTATCTTTGATGAATGTCATCGTTCGCAATTTGGGGAATTACACTTAGCAATAACAAAGACTTTTAAAAATTATTTTATGTTTGGTTTTACAGGAACACCAATATTTCCAAAAAATTCAAATGGAAGCTCAAAAACTTTATTTAAAACAACAGAACAAACTTTTGGAGATAAATTACATACTTATACTATTGTAAATGCGATAAATGATGGAAATGTACTTCCATTTAGGATAGACTATATAAATACCATCAAAGAAAAGGAAAATATACAAGATAAAAAAGTTAATGCCATTGATATTGAAAAAGCTATGTCAGATCCAAATAGAATTAGAGAAATTGTTTCATACATCATAGATCACTTTGAGCAAAAAACTATGAGGAACAAGCATTATGAGTTAAAAGACCAAAGATTATCAGGATTTAACTCTATATTTGCAGTTAGTTCTATTCCAGTGGCAAAAAAATATTATCTTGAATTTAAAAAGCAATTAGAAGAAAAAAATAAAAATTTAAGCATTGCAACTATATTTAGTTACTCAGCAAATGAAGAAGAAAATACCGATAATTTAGATGATGAAAGTTTTGATACTGAGAATTTAGATTTAGGCTCTCGTGAATTTTTAGAAGAGGCAATATTAGATTATAATAAGAAGTTTGGTACAAATTTTGATACTTCTGCAGATGGATTTCAATTATACTATGAAGACTTGAGTAAGAGAACTAAAAATAAAGAAATAGATATTTTAATAGTTGTAAATATGTTCTTGACTGGTTTCGATGCTACAACTTTAAATACTCTTTGGGTAGATAAAAATTTAAGAATGCATGGACTTATCCAAGCTTTTTCAAGAACAAATAGAATTTTAAACTCAATAAAAACTTTTGGTAATATTATATGTTTTAGAGATTTACAAAATGAAACAGATGAAGCAATAGCACTTTTTGGAAATAAAGAAGCTGGAGGAATAGTACTTTTAAAAACCTATGAAGAATACTATAATGGTTATGAAGATGATAAAGGTAGAGAAAAAGAAGGATATAGTCAATTAATAAAAGAGCTACAAAATAAATTTCCAATAGGGGAGCAAATAATAGGAGAACAAAATGAGAAAGAATTTATAATTTTATTTGGAAATATCTTAAAAATAAAGAATATATTATCAGCCTTTGATAAATTTACAGGAAATGAAATTTTATCAGAAAGAGAATATCAAGATTACCAAAGTATTTATATAGATTTATATGAAGAAATTAAAAAAACAAAAAATACTGATAAAGAAAGTATAAATGATGATGTTATTTTTGAAATAGAACTAATTAAACAGGTTGAAATTAATATTGATTATATTTTGATGAAAGTTGCTGAATATTATAAATCAAATAAAAAAGATAAAGAGATACTTATTGATATTAAAAAAGCTATTGATTCAAGTATAGAACTTCGTAGTAAGAAAGAATTAATAGAAGGTTTTATAGATAGAGTTAATTCTTCTAAAAATGTTACAGATGATTTTAAAAAATTTGTAAGAGAAGAAAAGGAAAAAGATCTAGAAAAAGTAATAGAAGAAGAAAAATTAAAACCAGAAGAAACTAAGAAATTCATAGATAATTCTTTAAGAGACGGTACTTTAAAGACAACTGGAACAGATATAGATAAACTATTGCCTCCAGTATCTCGTTTTGGTGGTGGAAATAGAATAGAGAAAAAATTAGGAGTTATTGAAAAATTAAAAGGATTTTTTGATAAATATTTAGGTTTAACAATTTAA